From the Saccharomonospora marina XMU15 genome, the window CTGTTCGACGTGCTCGGCAGGCTGCTGGCGAGGTGAAGCCGGGGTCCCGGCATGGTTCAGTCGGAGTGACCGACGGCGAACAGCATCGTCGGGATCTCGGCGTCACCGAGGCCGAGCAGCATGCCCAGCGCGGCGTCGTCGAAACCCGCGACCGCACAGCACGACAGGCCGAGCGCGGTGGCCACCAGATACAGGTTCTGCACGGCGACGCCTGAGTCGACGTGCAGCGTGCGGTAGTGCCGAAGCGGGTACTTGTCGAAGGCGACGTCGAGCCGAGCGGTGAGTGCCACCGACACCGCCGCGTTGGTGACGAACTCGTGTTGCAGGTACACGTGTTGCAGCGCGGGCACCGGATCGGCGCAGGTCAGCTCGATGAGCTCGTGGGAAAGGGCCTCGTAGCGGTACACCCCCGGCTCGACCAGTTCGGCGCGTCGCACGAGCACGTAGGCGCGAAGGATGTCGAGCCCTCCCGCGCTGGGAGCCATGCTCAGCGGGTATTCCTCGACGCCGAACGCGGGAACGAAGCGTTGCACGCCGACCGAGAAGCGCAGCAGCCCGCTCAGTGCGGCCAACTCGAGGTCGCGGTCCATGCGCGAGTAGGTCGAGCGCCTTCTCGCCAGGGTCGCCACCAGGTCGGCCTTCGGTGGGTGAACGTCCGGTAGCGGGATACGGCGGCCATCCGGCAGCGGCTGAGCGGGCACCGGGCGCTGGGAGTTCAGTAGCCGGTGTACCGCCAACGCACGCTCGGTGGTTTCACGGCTGCTCAATCAA encodes:
- a CDS encoding SagB/ThcOx family dehydrogenase is translated as MSSRETTERALAVHRLLNSQRPVPAQPLPDGRRIPLPDVHPPKADLVATLARRRSTYSRMDRDLELAALSGLLRFSVGVQRFVPAFGVEEYPLSMAPSAGGLDILRAYVLVRRAELVEPGVYRYEALSHELIELTCADPVPALQHVYLQHEFVTNAAVSVALTARLDVAFDKYPLRHYRTLHVDSGVAVQNLYLVATALGLSCCAVAGFDDAALGMLLGLGDAEIPTMLFAVGHSD